One region of Thermocrinis sp. genomic DNA includes:
- the trpB gene encoding tryptophan synthase subunit beta has translation MRRGYFGTFGGRFVPETLMYALEQLEEEYEKIKTDESFWEELRLYLRDFAGRPTPLYLAKNLTEYAGGAKIYLKREDLLHTGAHKINNTLGQALLARRMGKRRIIAETGAGQHGVATATACALLGLECVVYMGEEDAQRQRLNVFRMKLLGAQVRIVKSGSRTLKDAINEALRDWVSNVETTHYIIGSVVGPHPFPTIVRDFQRIIGDETKRQILELERKLPKAVVACVGGGSNAMGIFYPFVEEEGVRLVGVEAGGLGIETGKHAASINGGKVGVLHGMKSYFLQDEEGQIKTTYSISAGLDYPGVGPEHAYLFETGRAEYVYATDEEAIEGFKLLSRLEGIIPALEPAHAVLKTVEIARGLDKEDVVILNLSGRGDKDMETVMKHLGEA, from the coding sequence ATGCGGCGTGGATACTTTGGTACCTTTGGGGGCAGGTTTGTTCCAGAAACCTTGATGTACGCCTTAGAGCAGTTAGAAGAAGAATACGAAAAGATAAAAACAGACGAGAGCTTTTGGGAAGAGCTACGCTTATACCTAAGAGACTTTGCGGGCAGACCTACTCCCCTCTACCTTGCCAAGAACCTAACTGAATACGCAGGAGGAGCTAAAATCTACCTGAAAAGGGAAGACCTTTTGCATACGGGTGCTCACAAGATAAACAACACGCTCGGTCAGGCTCTTTTGGCAAGGAGGATGGGCAAAAGAAGGATCATAGCAGAAACCGGAGCAGGACAGCACGGCGTGGCAACCGCAACCGCCTGCGCTCTTTTAGGGCTTGAATGCGTGGTCTATATGGGAGAGGAGGATGCCCAAAGGCAGAGATTAAACGTTTTTAGAATGAAGCTACTGGGAGCACAGGTAAGAATAGTAAAGAGCGGAAGCAGGACCTTAAAGGATGCAATAAACGAAGCTCTAAGGGACTGGGTTTCCAACGTGGAAACCACCCATTACATAATAGGCTCCGTGGTTGGTCCCCACCCCTTTCCAACCATCGTAAGAGACTTTCAGAGGATTATAGGAGATGAGACAAAAAGGCAGATCTTAGAGTTGGAGAGAAAACTTCCCAAGGCTGTTGTAGCATGCGTAGGTGGGGGCTCCAACGCTATGGGAATATTCTATCCTTTTGTGGAGGAAGAAGGGGTAAGGCTTGTAGGTGTGGAAGCTGGCGGGCTGGGTATAGAAACGGGTAAACACGCCGCTTCAATAAACGGTGGAAAAGTTGGAGTGCTTCATGGTATGAAGTCTTACTTTTTGCAAGATGAAGAGGGCCAGATAAAGACCACTTACTCTATATCTGCGGGGCTTGACTATCCGGGAGTGGGACCAGAGCACGCCTACCTTTTTGAGACTGGAAGGGCAGAGTATGTATACGCTACCGATGAAGAAGCCATAGAGGGCTTTAAACTGCTTTCAAGGCTCGAAGGTATAATTCCAGCCTTGGAGCCAGCTCACGCGGTTTTGAAAACTGTGGAGATAGCCAGAGGGCTTGACAAAGAAGATGTGGTGATTCTGAACCTCTCGGGCAGAGGGGACAAAGATATGGAAACAGTTATGAAACACCTTGGAGAAGCTTAA
- the dnaB gene encoding replicative DNA helicase: MIDQTDLPKDELAERAVLGAMIKDPENIPTVLEYLKEEDFFFEDHRTVFSLLCRVWEDKGRDWDDIVLNNYIVKSGLQNRISMDFVYALAQEAAEGVLLEEAINSVKEKAGLRRLMELSIEILKGIKESPDLSNLIEKATQRIYEISEKHHVTHYQHIKEITNQVLEIIEKRRSEEKLVTGTPSGYIDLDMLTTGFHPSDLVIVAARPGMGKTSFMLSMAMNLALEERIPLAIFSLEMSKEQLVMRMLSMLSKVPLQNIRKGFISEEDWERLLSAALELSSCNIYIDDTPTLSTTELRIKSRKLKKDKGVQIIFVDYLQLLRPPHRRSSRQEEVAEISRNLKALAKEIAVPVVALAQLSRQVEHRSDKRPQLADLRESGQIEQDADLILFIHRPEYYKKNPPPEEEGIAEIIVAKQRQGPTGIVRLAFMKDTTMFKSLSPTYKSRVEPYTPQQIEEDISTEDYDLDF, encoded by the coding sequence ATGATAGACCAAACAGACCTTCCTAAGGATGAACTGGCAGAAAGGGCAGTCTTAGGTGCCATGATAAAAGATCCCGAAAATATACCCACGGTCCTTGAATACCTAAAAGAAGAAGATTTTTTCTTTGAAGATCACCGAACTGTCTTTTCGCTCCTCTGCAGAGTTTGGGAAGACAAGGGTAGAGATTGGGATGATATAGTCCTAAACAATTACATCGTAAAATCTGGATTGCAAAATAGGATCAGTATGGATTTTGTGTACGCCTTAGCACAGGAGGCAGCAGAAGGAGTGCTCTTAGAAGAAGCGATAAACAGTGTAAAAGAAAAGGCAGGGCTTAGAAGGCTTATGGAGTTGTCCATAGAAATACTAAAAGGAATAAAAGAAAGTCCAGACCTCAGCAATTTGATTGAGAAGGCCACACAGAGGATATACGAGATCTCGGAAAAGCACCATGTTACCCACTACCAACACATAAAGGAGATAACAAACCAGGTTTTAGAAATAATAGAAAAGAGAAGAAGCGAGGAGAAGTTAGTAACTGGAACACCTTCTGGCTACATAGACTTGGACATGCTAACCACAGGCTTTCATCCATCTGACCTTGTTATAGTGGCTGCAAGGCCTGGTATGGGAAAGACGAGTTTTATGTTGTCCATGGCGATGAACCTTGCTCTGGAAGAAAGGATCCCTCTAGCTATATTCTCTTTGGAGATGAGCAAAGAACAGCTTGTCATGAGAATGCTTTCTATGCTCTCAAAGGTGCCCCTTCAAAACATAAGGAAAGGTTTTATATCCGAAGAGGACTGGGAAAGATTGCTAAGCGCTGCCTTGGAACTTTCCTCCTGCAATATATACATAGACGATACTCCCACACTCTCCACTACAGAACTTAGGATAAAAAGTAGGAAGTTAAAGAAGGACAAAGGAGTTCAGATAATATTCGTAGATTATCTACAGCTTCTTAGGCCGCCCCACAGAAGAAGCTCTCGCCAAGAAGAAGTGGCTGAAATTTCAAGAAATCTCAAAGCTCTGGCAAAAGAAATTGCGGTCCCGGTGGTAGCCTTAGCACAGCTCTCCCGTCAAGTGGAGCACAGGAGCGACAAAAGGCCTCAACTTGCGGATCTCAGAGAGTCTGGTCAGATTGAACAGGATGCGGACCTTATCCTTTTTATCCACAGGCCAGAGTATTACAAGAAAAATCCACCACCAGAAGAAGAGGGTATAGCAGAAATAATAGTGGCAAAGCAAAGACAGGGACCTACGGGAATAGTAAGGTTGGCTTTTATGAAAGACACCACGATGTTTAAGTCTCTGTCACCCACCTACAAAAGCAGAGTAGAACCCTATACACCGCAACAGATAGAAGAGGATATTTCTACAGAAGACTACGACTTGGACTTCTGA